In Roseibium algicola, the DNA window TGGACCCGTGCGACTCCGCCCAAAGCAAAGGCCGGTGGCGGTTTCGTCGAGATCGTCAACAACGGCACCGACACTGACCGCCTTGTCGCGGTCAGTTCAGATGTTGCCGCGAAGGTGGAAATCCACGAGATGGCAGTCACCGACGGCGTGATGAAAATGCGCAAGATGGAAAATGGCATCGACATCCCGGCTGGCGAAACGGTTGCGCTTCAACCGGGCGGCTTCCACATCATGTTCATGGGCCTGAACCAATCCTTCGAAGAAGGCACCAGCATTCCGGTTGTCCTGACCTTCGAAAAGGCCGGGGACGTTGCCATCGAACTTCCAGTTGCCAAGATGGGCGCCAAGGCACCTGATGGCGAAGCTGCGCATGGTGCGATGGACCACAGCAAGATGGATCACGGCAAGAACTAAGCCCCGTCAGCGGGCGTTGCCTCGGCGAAGACGCAACGCCAGCAATTTCTTTTCCAAGCGCCAGAGCCGCCAGCCCGTCTCGAAGCCGGCACTGAAGGCTCTGGCCAAAGCAGGACGAAACCGATGTCTGGTTTGAAACTCTTCCGGTATGTGGCCTGGGCTGCTGTTGCCGTGCTCGCTGTCGTGTCCGGTGTTCTGGTCTATCAGCAGACTGCCGGCAACAAGGGCACCGGTGCCTTGATCGAGCCGCTTGCGGCCATTGGCGGCCCGTTCGAACTTGTCAGCGGCACCGGCGAAACGGTGACCGACGAGACCTTCTCCACCAAGCCGACAGTGATGTTCTTCGGCTTTACCTTCTGTCCGGACGTCTGCCCGACCACCCTTTCCGAACTTCAGGGCTGGATGGCTGAACTCGGACCGGATGCGGACAAGCTCAACTATGCTTTCGTCACTGTGGATCCGGAACGCGATACGCCCGAAGTCATGCGTGACTATGTCTGGGCATTCGACAAGCGTATAGTTCCGCTGACCGGTTCGCGGGAACAGATCGATGCGATGCTGAAGGCCTATCGGGTCTACTCCAAGAAGGTGCCACTTGACGATGGCGACTATACGATGGACCATTCCGCTGCCGTCTACCTGATGAGCGCCGACAACAAGTTCGTCGGTACCATTGCCTATGGCGAGGCGGAGGAAAATGCCCTGAAGAAGCTGCGCAGGCTGATCGACAACGCACCTGCCTCTTCCTGAGACAAGTATCTGGAGCAAGCCGGACACGATGCGTATGCCGCTGTTCATGGGACTGACCGCCGGCGCGACGGGCCTCGTCGCGCTTTCGGCGTTTCTGTGGCTATATGCCGGTGAACGGGTTTATGCCGACCGCCT includes these proteins:
- a CDS encoding copper chaperone PCu(A)C, producing the protein MKLWKSVAAAAALSLVSLSALASDYKVGELTLTQPWTRATPPKAKAGGGFVEIVNNGTDTDRLVAVSSDVAAKVEIHEMAVTDGVMKMRKMENGIDIPAGETVALQPGGFHIMFMGLNQSFEEGTSIPVVLTFEKAGDVAIELPVAKMGAKAPDGEAAHGAMDHSKMDHGKN
- a CDS encoding SCO family protein, giving the protein MSGLKLFRYVAWAAVAVLAVVSGVLVYQQTAGNKGTGALIEPLAAIGGPFELVSGTGETVTDETFSTKPTVMFFGFTFCPDVCPTTLSELQGWMAELGPDADKLNYAFVTVDPERDTPEVMRDYVWAFDKRIVPLTGSREQIDAMLKAYRVYSKKVPLDDGDYTMDHSAAVYLMSADNKFVGTIAYGEAEENALKKLRRLIDNAPASS